The Magnolia sinica isolate HGM2019 chromosome 9, MsV1, whole genome shotgun sequence genome contains a region encoding:
- the LOC131255777 gene encoding uncharacterized protein LOC131255777, with amino-acid sequence MLFMQCFEYFCHHFLLQILFFIHKAFDFCRKRYPRSLIKFCWMLVVLDWVSSPRLVKPGGTLVYITCSIDPEENEERVAAFLLKHPDFIIDLADSSVPPDFVTDKGFFFSNPVKHRLDGSFAARLVQYVDHKMNPG; translated from the exons ATGTTGTTTATGCAGTGCTTTGAATATTTTTGCCATCATTTCCTGTTACAAATTTTGTTTTTTATTCACAAAGCTTTTGATTTTTGTAGGAAAAGATATCCAAGAAGTTTGATAAAGTTTTGTTGGATGCTCGTTGTTCTGGATTGGGTGTCCTCTCCAAG ATTAGTGAAGCCTGGAGGGACACTAGTGTACATTACTTGTTCCATTGATCCTGAAGAGAATGAGGAGAGAGTGGCTGCCTTTCTCCTCAAGCATCC GGATTTCATTATAGATCTTGCTGATAGTTCCGTCCCACCTGATTTTGTTACGGACAAagggttcttcttctccaacccAGTCAAACATCGTCTTGATGGATCATTTGCAGCCCGCCTGGTCCAATATGTAGACCACAAAATGAACCCTGG TTAG
- the LOC131255197 gene encoding receptor-like protein 7 translates to MVLTSPLSTLPSWNSNITDCCTWEGITCDGPTGHVISLDLSELYISGRIDFESLFRLRSLQRLNLAFNFFHPTPIPSGFDQLTSLTYLNLSRLHFYGQITLEISRLTTLVSLDLSYNQYYNGSGFQYLKLENPSIGAVVQNLSNLSELYLDWVHILLQQGQTLDLPLPTLRKLSLRDLPSFPGSLRKLILQECDLSSSIYSSLSRLHFLSELDLSGNNLSSAVPNFIGNLSSLTSLLLTECGLHGKFPDSVFQLSNLRIIDISGYPLVAINLPEFPQNNTLQQLILSYTGFSGKLPDSLSNLKFLTQLDLSNCNLSGSLPSSLLNLTKLQYLYLSSNKLSGPIPSSYGNELLNLIVISLGYNLLNGTIPSSLFSLPLLQLLDLGGNQLSGQLGEFHNAPSSQLEYIHLGNNKLQGMIPRFIFQLTKLEDLDVSSNNFSGVVEIGLFLNLKKLSYLDLSDNNLSVQDGSGNSTFVSIPLIESLLLRSCNFSTFPNFLRNQVQLSELDLSNNKISGEIPKWIWEVGNGSLYSLNLSHNVLQGIIPSPHLLLISDLRVLDISSNKLEGSLPIPPPSIFFFSVSNNSLGGEIPWSVCNATSLAVLDLSHNHFIGQIPPCLGEIGDALFVLNLQGNAFNSTLLQTFKEGCNLQIA, encoded by the exons ATGGTTTTAACTTCACCCCTCTCTACTCTCCCCTCTTGGAATTCAAACATTACCGATTGCTGCACTTGGGAAGGCATCACGTGCGATGGGCCCACTGGGCACGTGATCAGCCTCGACCTCAGTGAGCTCTATATCTCTGGTCGGATTGATTTTGAAAGCCTCTTTCGTCTTCGGAGCCTCCAGAGGCTCAACCTCGCTTTCAATTTCTTCCATCCCACTCCAATCCCATctgggtttgaccagctcaccaGTTTGACCTATCTCAACCTCTCTCGGTTGCATTTTTATGGCCAAATCACACTGGAAATCTCCCGCTTGACCACTTTGGTTTCTCTCGATCTTTCTTACAATCAATATTACAATGGTTCTGGATTTCAATACctgaaactcgaaaacccaagcaTTGGAGCAGTcgtccaaaacctgtccaatctgAGTGAACTCTATCTAGACTGGGTACACATCTTACTGCAGCAGGGTCAGACATTAGATTTGCCACTCCCTACTCTCCGCAAGTTGAGCTTACGAGATT tgcccagcttcccagGGAGTCTTCGCAAGTTAATCTTACAAGAATGTGATCTTTCAAGCTCCATCTATTCTTCCCTTTCACGGCTCCATTTCctatctgaactcgacctcagtGGAAACAATCTTTCGTCTGCAGTCCCCAATTTCATAGGGAACTTATCCTCCTTGACGTCCCTGCTCCTTACAGAGTGTGGATTGCATGGAAAATTCCCTGACAGTGTTTTCCAGCTGTCAAATCTACGAATCATCGACATATCAGGttatccacttgtagctatcaatttGCCAGAGTTCCCTCAAAACAATACTCTACAGCAATTGATCCTTTCATACACTGGATTTTCAGGAAAGTTACCAGATTCTCTCAGTAATCTCAAATTCTTGACTCAATTAGACCTCAGCAATTGCAACTTGTCAGGATCATTACCATCTTCACTTTTGAACCTTACCAAACTGCAATATCTGTATCTTTCATCCAATAAATTGAGCGGCCCAATTCCTTCTTCATATGGAAACGAGCTTCTGAATCTCATAGTGATCAGCTTAGGGTATAATCTGCTTAATGggaccattccatcatcattgttttcactcCCATTGTTACAATTGTTGGATCTTGGAGGTAACCAACTTAGCGGTCAACTCGGTGAGTTTCACAATGCCCCTTCTTCACAGCTGGAGTATATCCATTTGGGTAACAATAAATTGCAGGGGATGATACCCAGATTTATCTTTCAACTTACCAAGCTTGAAGACCTAGACGTTTCTTCCAATAATTTCAGTGGTGTTGTGGAGATAGGCTTATTTCTAAATCTCAAAAAACTTTCCTATCTGGATCTTTCAGATAATAACTTGTCAGTCCAAGATGGCAGTGGTAATTCCACATTTGTTTCCATCCCTCTGATTGAATCTTTGTTGTTACGTTCTTGCAACTTCAGCACATTTCCAAATTTCTTGAGAAatcaagtgcagttgagtgaattGGACCTTTCCAATAATAAAATTAGTGGTGAAATACCCAAATGGATATGGGAAGTTGGCAATGGGTCTTTATACTCTTTAAATCTTTCTCACAATGTTCTGCAGGGAATAATACCATCCCCCCATCTTTTGTTGATCAGTGACTTACGTGTTCTGGACATTAGCTCCAACAAGCTAGAAGGCTCACTTCCTATCCCACCACCGtccatctttttcttttcagtttcaaACAATAGCCTTGGTGGTGAAATCCCTTGGTCAGTTTGCAATGCAACATCCTTAGCAGTCCTTGATTTATCTCACAATCACTTCATTGGTCAGATTCCACCATGTTTGGGTGAGATTGGTGATGCCCTGTTTGTGTTGAATCTTCAAGGAAATGCTTTCAATAGCACCTTACTTCAGACATTTAAAGAGGGATGCAACCTACAAATCGCTTGA
- the LOC131255198 gene encoding receptor-like protein 35, with amino-acid sequence MLEVLNLANNQIHDTFPFWLEALSQLRVLVLSSNQFHGTIGHPLTNHPFPLLQIFDLSFNGFEGNLPSNMFKSWKAMMDEDKSQTLVLGKMINGSSIYYQNKVSLVIKGLRIELVKILTAFTVVDLSENKFHGDIAKSIGDLKSLLVLNMSNNDLTGGIPTSLQNLRDLESLDLSHNKLSGEIPWQLTDLTFLAVLNLSQNFLVGKIPQSRQFLTFNSESFKENLGLCGPPLSKKCKDAESAPPSALSTLQSERKYD; translated from the coding sequence ATGTTGGAGGTATTAAACCTTGCAAACAATCAAATACATGACACCTTCCCTTTTTGGTTGGAAGCTTTGTCACAGTTGCGTGTTCTCGTCTTGAGTTCCAACCAATTTCATGGCACCATTGGGCATCCTCTAACAAATCACCCTTTCCCTCTGTTACAAATTTTCGACCTCTCTTTCAATGGCTTTGAGGGTAATTTGCCATCAAATATGTTCAAGAGTTGGAAGGCAATGATGGATGAGGACAAATCCCAAACTTTGGTCCTTGGCAAAATGATAAACGGAAGTTCCATTTACTATCAAAACAAAGTGTCTCTAGTCATCAAAGGGCTACGGATTGAACTAGTAAAGATCCTTACGGCTTTTACTGTAGTGGATCTCTCGGAGAACAAATTTCATGGAGATATCGCAAAATCAATTGGGGATCTAAAGTCCCTCCTTGTGCTCAATATGTCCAACAATGATTTAACCGGcggaattccaacatcacttcaGAATTTAAGGGATCTAGAGTCATTAGATCTCTCACATAATAAATTGTCTGGAGAGATCCCTTGGCAGCTAACAGATCTAACATTCCTTGCAGTGTTGAATCTCTCACAGAATTTTCTCGTGGGAAAAATACCACAAAGCCGACAGTTTCTTACATTTAACAGTGAATCATTCAAAGAGAACTTAGGATTGTGTGGACCTCCACTATCAAAGAAATGCAAAGATGCAGAAAGTGCACCACCGTCTGCTCTGTCAACATTGCAGTCCGAAAGGAAATATGATTGA